One genomic window of Caldivirga maquilingensis IC-167 includes the following:
- a CDS encoding ATP-binding protein translates to MKRVKLRFADREVEFVDREVAIRQIEELAGKGTWWPLVIYGPEGCGKSALLKQAIEVLREYGYEVSYISPLSRSGEDRFTLTEGLRRLVTGVGSLLIGDASRLINIAVELLYDAVRKRLTGRIALLADDVFQAIGLDKAELLVKGLLNMVEYPSVDYEKIVILVSSSEGITWERIGRHRWAEIKIMWSMPKEGFRQLYEQVPGPKPDFEQVWRWTGGNPEMLERLYGAGWDINGIINDMIKDRKLDIMVKTLDREQVQILRRAIEDPDVIYDEAARAMPLMDKLIENNLIIRIWYREQRVWIDQPPEKDPELGIGTHFAWQTPMHREAVRRVLGNELERHR, encoded by the coding sequence ATGAAGCGGGTAAAACTCAGGTTTGCGGACCGTGAGGTGGAGTTCGTGGATAGGGAGGTGGCAATAAGGCAAATTGAGGAATTGGCTGGAAAAGGCACATGGTGGCCCCTGGTAATCTACGGGCCTGAGGGTTGCGGGAAATCAGCACTCCTTAAACAAGCCATTGAGGTGCTTAGAGAATATGGTTACGAAGTTTCATACATAAGCCCACTGTCCAGGTCTGGGGAGGATAGGTTCACCCTCACAGAGGGATTGAGGCGGTTAGTAACGGGCGTTGGCTCACTGCTAATTGGCGATGCATCAAGACTGATTAACATAGCCGTGGAGTTACTCTATGACGCGGTCAGGAAAAGGCTCACAGGGAGGATAGCCTTATTAGCCGATGATGTCTTCCAAGCCATTGGACTAGATAAAGCGGAATTGCTCGTAAAGGGACTACTAAACATGGTAGAGTACCCATCAGTTGATTATGAGAAAATCGTCATACTCGTATCCTCAAGTGAAGGAATAACCTGGGAACGTATTGGGCGTCATAGGTGGGCTGAGATAAAGATCATGTGGAGCATGCCCAAGGAGGGGTTTAGGCAATTATATGAGCAAGTACCGGGACCAAAGCCGGACTTTGAACAAGTATGGAGATGGACTGGTGGAAACCCAGAAATGTTAGAGAGACTCTATGGGGCAGGCTGGGACATTAACGGCATAATCAACGACATGATTAAGGACAGGAAACTAGACATTATGGTGAAAACCCTAGACAGGGAGCAGGTGCAGATACTAAGGCGGGCCATTGAGGACCCAGATGTGATTTATGATGAGGCGGCTAGGGCTATGCCGCTAATGGATAAATTAATCGAGAATAACCTAATCATCAGGATATGGTACAGGGAGCAAAGGGTGTGGATCGATCAACCACCTGAAAAAGACCCAGAACTGGGCATAGGCACCCACTTCGCCTGGCAGACGCCAATGCACAGGGAGGCCGTGAGGAGGGTGCTGGGCAATGAACTTGAAAGGCATAGATGA
- a CDS encoding DUF86 domain-containing protein, with the protein MNLKGIDENYVTSLMRDIEGVINEIVNISSKPFNELSTAEKYAIRYGIIVIAEALTALGIEPEPPIHALRVLRDNGLLTLNECDELERLIRLRNLLVHRYWTVDDRRIYENIKGDFKHILNLIDRLKRVQNHDNSI; encoded by the coding sequence ATGAACTTGAAAGGCATAGATGAAAACTACGTGACAAGCCTAATGAGGGACATTGAGGGTGTAATAAATGAAATCGTAAACATATCCTCAAAACCATTCAATGAACTATCCACTGCGGAGAAATACGCAATTAGATACGGCATAATAGTAATCGCAGAAGCACTAACAGCCCTGGGCATCGAGCCCGAACCCCCAATCCACGCACTCAGGGTACTAAGGGACAACGGACTTTTAACCCTAAACGAGTGTGATGAACTCGAAAGGCTCATAAGGCTAAGGAACCTCCTCGTACATAGGTACTGGACCGTGGATGATAGGAGGATTTACGAAAACATAAAGGGAGACTTCAAACACATACTCAACCTAATTGATAGATTAAAGAGGGTGCAAAACCATGACAACAGTATTTAA
- a CDS encoding nucleotidyltransferase family protein gives MTTVFKYYRLNEEERRRVAEKLREVLVTEGVKLAIIFGSFIELGSFRDIDIAVYLEDPGDLDKILRLGVKLEDTIKIPVDVVPIQELPPKLRHKILTKGMVILEEPGMYEALWSQTMDELTIMNTTNTH, from the coding sequence ATGACAACAGTATTTAAGTACTACAGGCTTAATGAGGAGGAGAGGAGGAGGGTCGCCGAGAAACTGAGGGAGGTCCTCGTAACCGAGGGGGTGAAGTTAGCAATAATCTTCGGAAGCTTCATAGAGCTAGGGAGCTTCAGGGACATAGACATCGCAGTATACCTAGAAGACCCAGGGGACCTTGACAAAATCCTAAGGCTAGGAGTAAAACTCGAAGACACAATCAAAATCCCGGTGGACGTAGTCCCAATCCAGGAACTACCACCAAAGCTCAGGCATAAAATACTAACCAAGGGCATGGTCATACTAGAGGAACCAGGCATGTACGAGGCGCTATGGTCTCAAACAATGGATGAATTAACAATAATGAACACAACAAACACCCACTGA
- a CDS encoding ATP-binding protein codes for MKRVRLRFAGREVEFVDREAAIKWIGELAERGTGLVRVVYGPEGCGKSALFKQAVEVLRDHGYEVSYISPLSRADEDRLILTEGLRKLFVDLGSVFVGDAARLIDTAVKLLYDAVRRRLTGRIALLADDVFQAVGLDKAELLVKGFLNMIEYPPVDYEKIVVIVASSEGVTRGRVGRHRWAFLHIMWNMPREGFEKLYEEIPGPKPPFEDVWKWTGGNPKALETLWELNWDVDRYVDNVIKSRELMKMAAELSSAETEILTQSLDDPDVLLKRYREAKGLVQRLIENNLIIEIWKRDQDWVDVPPPERDPELGIGKYFAWQTPMHREVVKRVLEETKT; via the coding sequence ATGAAGAGGGTAAGGCTGAGGTTCGCTGGGCGCGAGGTGGAGTTCGTGGATAGAGAAGCCGCTATTAAGTGGATCGGGGAGCTGGCTGAGAGGGGCACCGGCTTAGTCCGCGTAGTTTATGGGCCCGAGGGTTGTGGTAAGTCTGCGTTGTTTAAGCAAGCCGTGGAGGTCCTCAGGGACCACGGCTACGAGGTCTCGTACATAAGCCCACTGTCTAGAGCCGATGAGGACAGGCTAATCCTCACCGAGGGGCTTAGGAAATTGTTCGTGGACCTTGGGTCCGTCTTCGTTGGTGACGCAGCAAGACTAATCGACACAGCCGTGAAATTGCTATACGACGCAGTGAGGAGGAGGCTTACAGGGAGGATAGCCCTACTCGCCGATGACGTATTCCAAGCAGTAGGGCTGGACAAAGCTGAGCTGTTAGTCAAAGGATTCCTAAACATGATAGAGTACCCGCCGGTTGATTATGAGAAGATAGTCGTAATAGTGGCGTCGAGCGAAGGCGTCACAAGGGGGAGAGTGGGTAGGCACAGGTGGGCGTTTTTACACATCATGTGGAACATGCCCAGGGAAGGCTTCGAGAAACTCTACGAGGAAATACCTGGGCCAAAGCCCCCGTTTGAAGACGTGTGGAAATGGACCGGTGGGAACCCCAAGGCGCTGGAAACCCTCTGGGAATTAAACTGGGACGTAGACAGATACGTAGACAACGTGATAAAGTCGAGAGAGCTTATGAAAATGGCGGCGGAGCTAAGCAGCGCAGAAACCGAAATACTGACACAGTCGCTGGATGACCCGGACGTCCTCTTAAAACGGTACAGGGAGGCCAAGGGACTCGTGCAGAGACTTATAGAGAACAACTTGATAATAGAGATATGGAAAAGGGACCAGGACTGGGTGGACGTGCCGCCGCCCGAGAGGGATCCCGAGCTGGGCATCGGAAAATACTTCGCCTGGCAAACACCAATGCACAGGGAAGTGGTAAAGAGGGTACTCGAGGAAACAAAAACATAA
- a CDS encoding PaREP1 family protein, with amino-acid sequence MATITIPKKLYEALRKHGIDVETKAIEALLKEAQLDPNEEAEIHLELAQKLLNEGEALIEKDPIQAGEKLYKAAEESVKALAIHYNLKDILEKARDRGRWTVTELEKAVLQISSRAGEWFRRAWDAAWTLHVWGFHEAKFDSEDVREREPDIKRIIEEAIKAIGRDGENKDFKDTTDNKHSETTH; translated from the coding sequence ATGGCAACCATAACAATACCCAAGAAACTATACGAAGCACTAAGGAAACACGGAATAGACGTAGAGACAAAGGCAATTGAGGCACTACTAAAAGAAGCCCAACTAGACCCCAATGAAGAAGCCGAGATACACCTAGAACTAGCACAAAAACTCCTCAATGAAGGCGAAGCACTGATCGAGAAGGACCCCATACAAGCAGGCGAGAAGCTGTATAAGGCGGCCGAGGAAAGCGTCAAGGCGCTAGCCATACACTACAACCTAAAGGACATACTCGAAAAAGCGAGAGATAGAGGTAGATGGACAGTTACGGAGCTCGAAAAAGCAGTCCTCCAGATCTCGAGCAGAGCCGGCGAGTGGTTCAGAAGAGCCTGGGACGCAGCATGGACACTACATGTATGGGGATTCCACGAAGCAAAATTCGACAGCGAGGACGTGAGGGAGAGGGAGCCCGACATTAAGAGAATAATTGAGGAGGCGATAAAAGCGATAGGCAGGGACGGGGAGAACAAAGACTTTAAAGACACCACGGACAATAAACACAGTGAAACTACACATTAA
- a CDS encoding AAA family ATPase, producing MKLHIKNWRSIEEVEIELKPVTIIMGPNDAGKSSLAYAPYFLTKTIKWRDANKVLKLLYGTELNNIARHEYDKPQYPVIIEVDGARFKAQNPNDVKKADIEIAGESPWNDGYLLPSGRLTFMKMLRIVPRILRQITRTRDYSAFPPPMYLFLDDLVRIHGIGPLLLEHELTEYTDPFAKAKLPLNLAPDGTTDHSLINLFINNVQEGSLLIIEEPEIHKNPTLVIELTRQITQEAINKKLTIIITTHSDIIPQTIAKTVEEGKTKPNNVAIYYLERKPWTQARELKIHEDGTIEELPDVEKIITELF from the coding sequence GTGAAACTACACATTAAGAACTGGAGAAGCATAGAGGAAGTAGAGATAGAACTAAAGCCAGTAACAATAATCATGGGGCCAAACGACGCAGGGAAATCAAGCCTCGCATACGCACCGTACTTCCTAACAAAAACCATCAAGTGGAGAGACGCAAACAAAGTACTAAAATTACTATACGGCACAGAACTAAACAACATCGCAAGGCACGAATACGACAAACCACAATACCCAGTAATAATCGAAGTAGACGGAGCACGCTTCAAGGCTCAAAACCCCAACGATGTAAAGAAAGCCGACATAGAGATAGCTGGGGAAAGTCCCTGGAACGACGGCTACCTACTACCATCGGGAAGGCTTACCTTCATGAAAATGCTACGAATAGTGCCTAGAATCCTCAGACAGATAACAAGAACACGAGACTATTCAGCATTTCCACCACCGATGTACCTATTCCTCGATGATTTAGTGAGGATTCACGGGATTGGCCCCCTACTACTGGAGCATGAACTAACCGAGTACACAGACCCATTTGCAAAAGCAAAACTACCACTAAACCTAGCACCAGACGGAACCACAGACCACTCACTAATAAACCTCTTCATAAACAACGTCCAGGAAGGCAGCCTACTAATCATCGAGGAACCAGAAATACACAAAAACCCAACCCTAGTGATAGAACTCACAAGACAAATAACACAGGAAGCAATAAACAAAAAACTAACAATAATAATAACAACACACAGCGACATAATACCACAAACAATAGCCAAAACCGTGGAAGAAGGCAAAACAAAGCCGAACAACGTAGCAATCTACTACCTAGAGAGAAAACCCTGGACACAGGCAAGGGAACTAAAGATCCACGAAGACGGCACAATAGAGGAACTACCAGACGTGGAGAAAATAATCACGGAATTATTCTAA
- a CDS encoding glycosyltransferase family 4 protein, with product MEEVVQRIAEYTAARGHEVHVITYNRLRTGGKGALPREEWINGVHVIRLKPNLTWSHGTYSRELPEVLRKLKPDLVHVHVWRHPHVIQVARLRREMGFKAILHGHAPFHKLNQVGPITWTYYKLVDTTLRSILKNYDTYIALTKHEAETIRRMGLEEDKIMVIPNGINQDQCILSNEREDMVLYLGRISKVKNIELLVKAAKYIKHAQLVIAGPDEGLINTILQYAGKHNIEVKYLGAVSEEKKHELYLKAKAYALPSIYEPFGITLLEAGIHATPSVITGNGGQVYAAPPGKASLWAEPKPEKYAEAIIQLLTDQELHRRLSQGALQHAEQHLWSKILPRYEEIYG from the coding sequence GTGGAGGAGGTAGTGCAAAGAATAGCGGAGTACACAGCAGCTAGGGGGCATGAGGTACACGTAATCACATACAATAGGCTCAGGACAGGAGGCAAAGGTGCACTACCAAGGGAGGAATGGATCAATGGGGTGCATGTAATAAGGCTGAAACCAAACTTAACATGGAGTCACGGAACATACAGTAGGGAACTACCTGAAGTACTTAGGAAACTAAAGCCAGACCTAGTCCATGTGCACGTGTGGAGGCACCCACATGTAATCCAGGTGGCAAGGCTAAGGAGGGAGATGGGATTCAAAGCGATACTGCATGGTCATGCACCATTCCATAAACTAAACCAAGTGGGGCCAATAACCTGGACATATTATAAACTCGTAGACACAACGCTAAGAAGCATCCTAAAGAATTACGACACATACATAGCATTAACGAAACATGAAGCAGAAACAATAAGGAGAATGGGACTAGAAGAAGACAAAATAATGGTAATACCGAATGGAATAAACCAGGATCAATGCATACTAAGCAATGAAAGAGAGGACATGGTACTTTACCTGGGTAGAATCAGTAAGGTAAAGAACATTGAATTACTAGTAAAGGCCGCGAAATACATAAAGCATGCACAATTAGTAATTGCAGGGCCAGATGAAGGACTAATAAATACAATACTACAATATGCAGGAAAACACAACATAGAAGTAAAGTATCTAGGCGCAGTGAGTGAGGAAAAGAAACATGAATTATACCTAAAAGCCAAGGCCTATGCACTACCATCAATATATGAACCATTTGGAATAACACTACTCGAAGCAGGAATACACGCAACACCAAGCGTGATAACGGGGAATGGGGGACAAGTCTACGCAGCACCACCAGGTAAGGCAAGCCTATGGGCAGAACCAAAGCCGGAGAAATACGCTGAAGCCATCATACAACTGCTAACCGACCAAGAGCTACATAGGAGATTAAGCCAAGGCGCTCTTCAGCACGCTGAACAACACCTATGGAGCAAAATACTACCAAGGTACGAGGAAATATATGGCTAA
- a CDS encoding glycosyltransferase: protein MAKPLISVVITAYNRREYLRYAVKSVLNQTLDRNFYEVIVIKNFEDSYTDKLIEGVGRTINVDIASIGAKIALGIRESEGEVVAFLEDDDLWHSRKLEHVAEAFRNNNDLMYYHHNTYAIDKYGNIIHDSLIERTNINNYVYASNEDEKMKVFKQYGWGLGLRNSSIAVRRDVYEKYAPIIRLLPDAVDVALYLVALSVKGSIIHEPRRLMFFRIHETNTSSVRFAPQSERLHRVAVNSVKHTIARYALATIARHIKPQLTRYAGYDEASIVAGILANWRGYTAVMSLNLLNHCKSLTCLATAILGIINTISPELTKRIITLYYTKGFRL from the coding sequence ATGGCTAAACCATTAATCAGTGTAGTAATTACGGCATATAATAGGAGGGAGTACTTAAGGTACGCTGTTAAATCGGTGCTAAACCAAACCTTGGATAGAAACTTCTATGAAGTAATAGTCATAAAGAACTTCGAAGACTCATACACAGACAAATTAATTGAAGGAGTGGGTAGAACAATAAACGTAGACATAGCATCAATAGGCGCAAAAATAGCCCTGGGAATAAGGGAGTCTGAGGGTGAAGTGGTGGCATTCCTTGAAGATGACGACTTATGGCATAGTAGGAAGCTAGAGCATGTAGCCGAGGCATTCAGAAATAACAATGACCTAATGTACTACCACCACAATACATACGCAATAGATAAATACGGAAACATAATACATGACTCGCTCATTGAGAGGACGAACATAAATAATTACGTATATGCCAGCAACGAAGATGAGAAAATGAAAGTATTCAAACAGTATGGTTGGGGCCTTGGTCTCAGGAACAGCTCCATAGCCGTAAGAAGGGATGTATACGAAAAATACGCACCTATAATAAGACTCCTCCCAGATGCGGTGGATGTGGCACTATACCTGGTAGCGTTAAGCGTAAAGGGTTCAATAATTCATGAACCACGGAGATTAATGTTCTTTAGAATACACGAGACAAACACAAGTAGCGTGAGATTCGCACCACAGAGTGAAAGGCTACATAGGGTAGCCGTGAACTCTGTAAAACATACCATAGCAAGATATGCACTAGCAACCATCGCCAGGCACATAAAGCCCCAACTAACCAGATACGCAGGCTATGACGAAGCATCAATAGTAGCGGGCATATTAGCAAATTGGAGGGGATACACGGCAGTAATGAGTTTAAATTTATTAAATCATTGTAAATCACTAACATGCCTAGCAACGGCAATACTAGGCATTATAAACACAATAAGCCCAGAACTAACGAAGAGAATCATCACACTATACTACACTAAAGGATTCAGACTCTAA
- a CDS encoding glycosyltransferase family 4 protein: MIIVHTHHHYWPVAGGIENAIKYLAEEQAKLGHEVHIVTGTYGAQKRPREEEINGVHVHRIKAWRLGYPDLTIPRETPRELLKRADVIHAHSQNSLFSVRIAQEAHELGVKVAIHYMAVDTLQTHPNPAIRLLGPIYARRNLEMAKEIADIHLARSKRDVEKLRKYGIQAHYLPDAIPKHYLTKPKADPEEFRRKYGITQDKLFIYIGRIHKLKGPHVLVKALPYLSNDIAIIMAGPDNGYLKQTLELANKLHVKDRLYYLGYVDEDTKINAIDASTALVLPSTTDYVEVYPMTITEAWAREKPVIATNVGGIPYRVTHGINGLIIPPNNPQELAKAIQQLANNPEKTQQMGKEGKKEIKTWDEIAKETIKIYNTTNNP, translated from the coding sequence ATGATAATAGTACACACGCATCATCACTACTGGCCGGTAGCGGGAGGAATAGAAAATGCAATTAAATACCTCGCCGAGGAACAGGCAAAACTTGGTCACGAGGTGCACATAGTAACGGGCACCTATGGAGCCCAGAAAAGACCTAGGGAGGAAGAAATAAACGGTGTGCACGTACATAGAATTAAGGCGTGGAGATTAGGCTACCCAGACCTAACAATACCAAGGGAAACACCTAGGGAACTGCTCAAGAGGGCTGACGTGATTCATGCTCACTCACAAAACAGCTTATTCTCAGTGAGAATAGCCCAGGAGGCACATGAGCTAGGTGTTAAGGTAGCCATACACTACATGGCTGTCGACACCCTCCAAACACACCCAAACCCAGCCATAAGGCTCCTTGGACCAATATACGCCAGGAGAAACCTAGAAATGGCAAAGGAAATAGCGGACATACACCTAGCAAGAAGCAAAAGGGACGTAGAAAAACTAAGAAAATACGGAATACAAGCACACTACCTACCAGACGCAATACCAAAACACTACCTAACAAAACCCAAAGCAGACCCAGAGGAATTCAGGAGGAAATACGGAATAACACAGGACAAACTATTCATATACATAGGAAGAATACACAAACTCAAGGGACCACACGTACTAGTCAAGGCGCTACCATACCTAAGCAACGACATAGCAATAATAATGGCAGGACCAGACAACGGATACCTAAAACAAACCCTAGAACTAGCCAATAAACTACACGTGAAAGACAGACTATATTACCTAGGCTACGTAGACGAAGATACAAAAATAAACGCCATAGACGCATCAACGGCGCTAGTCCTACCATCAACCACAGACTATGTAGAGGTATACCCCATGACAATAACCGAGGCATGGGCAAGAGAAAAACCAGTAATAGCCACAAACGTAGGAGGAATACCATACAGGGTAACACACGGCATAAACGGACTAATAATACCACCAAACAACCCACAGGAACTAGCCAAAGCAATACAACAACTAGCAAACAACCCAGAAAAGACACAACAAATGGGTAAGGAGGGTAAAAAGGAAATCAAGACATGGGACGAAATCGCAAAAGAAACCATAAAAATATACAACACCACAAACAACCCATGA
- a CDS encoding NAD-dependent epimerase/dehydratase family protein: MKALITGGAGFIGSHLVDKLLARGYQVKVIDNLSTGRIENITHVLNKIQFTKTDLKNIEDTLKALKDTDVIFHFAANPEVRVSTVSPEVHFNENVVATFNLLEAMRRMDVREIVFASSSSVYGEPEEIPVSEDAPTRPVSVYGASKAACENLIHAYSRLYGMKAVILRYANVVGLRLRHGVIYDLIMKLRKDPTRLEVLGDGTQVRSYIHVDDAVEATLIAHERTGGGYHVFNVASEDWITVDEVVNIITEELGAKPEIIHKPILHGVGWPGDVKRIALRIDRLRELGFKPRMNSKEAVRVTVKALIRESG; this comes from the coding sequence ATGAAAGCCCTAATAACAGGAGGGGCAGGATTCATAGGAAGCCACCTAGTAGATAAACTACTAGCAAGGGGCTACCAAGTCAAGGTAATAGACAACCTAAGCACGGGAAGAATAGAAAACATAACCCACGTACTAAACAAAATACAATTCACCAAAACAGACCTAAAAAACATAGAAGACACACTAAAAGCACTCAAAGACACAGACGTAATATTCCACTTCGCGGCAAACCCGGAGGTCAGGGTCAGCACAGTCAGCCCTGAGGTGCACTTCAACGAGAACGTGGTCGCCACGTTCAACCTGCTCGAGGCAATGAGGAGGATGGACGTGAGGGAGATTGTGTTCGCGTCGTCTAGCTCGGTCTACGGGGAGCCTGAGGAAATACCGGTAAGCGAGGACGCGCCAACAAGGCCCGTCTCGGTCTACGGAGCGAGTAAGGCGGCCTGCGAAAATCTGATACACGCGTACTCAAGGCTCTACGGGATGAAGGCGGTGATCCTGAGGTACGCGAACGTGGTTGGGCTGAGGCTGAGGCACGGTGTAATATACGACTTAATCATGAAATTAAGGAAGGACCCAACCAGGCTGGAGGTGCTCGGCGATGGGACCCAGGTCAGGAGCTACATACACGTGGATGACGCCGTGGAGGCAACGTTAATAGCCCACGAGAGGACTGGAGGCGGCTACCACGTATTCAACGTGGCGAGCGAGGACTGGATAACCGTGGACGAAGTCGTAAACATAATCACGGAGGAACTCGGGGCAAAGCCAGAGATAATCCACAAACCAATCCTACATGGCGTTGGCTGGCCAGGGGACGTGAAGAGGATAGCCCTGAGGATAGACAGGCTCAGGGAGCTGGGCTTCAAGCCGAGAATGAATAGTAAAGAAGCCGTGAGGGTTACCGTAAAGGCACTAATCAGGGAATCAGGATAA
- a CDS encoding methyltransferase domain-containing protein: protein MKIFYKLGVQTAGRLGLYVERTRTYLKIILRLIRVLRTLRSKCIALDLGCGDGYFAYKVSRLCMYVLGIDIKFHNSWKSKHNVNTEYIVADARYLPLRSNSIDLIYALSLLELVEPHTKLPLLGLVPKTLRRVILHHSNYSDLQFNIHLKNLIRELRKQYFNVIGIVPHYHSKHLRVIPIAPSYFIIALKEL from the coding sequence ATGAAGATTTTCTATAAGTTAGGAGTACAAACTGCTGGTAGGCTTGGACTCTACGTTGAGAGAACAAGAACTTACTTAAAAATTATTTTGAGGTTGATACGCGTTTTAAGGACATTAAGAAGTAAGTGTATAGCCTTAGACTTAGGCTGCGGTGATGGCTACTTTGCTTATAAAGTATCACGTCTTTGCATGTATGTTTTAGGTATCGATATAAAATTTCACAATTCCTGGAAATCTAAACATAATGTAAATACGGAATATATTGTGGCTGATGCACGCTATTTACCGCTACGGTCTAATAGTATTGACCTTATTTACGCACTTTCACTCTTGGAGCTAGTGGAACCCCATACTAAGTTACCATTACTAGGTCTAGTACCGAAGACCCTGAGGAGAGTAATTTTGCATCATTCTAACTATTCTGATTTACAATTTAATATACACTTAAAGAACTTAATCAGAGAGTTAAGAAAACAGTACTTTAATGTAATCGGTATAGTTCCTCATTACCATTCTAAACATTTAAGAGTTATTCCCATAGCACCATCATATTTTATAATAGCATTAAAGGAATTATGA
- a CDS encoding glycosyltransferase family 4 protein, which translates to MLKIALALGYYEIGGFKTVIDNLAAKLSEKGHEVTVYARVIRTKPPKDVNVIKASPQEFYRETRKHDIIHVHTSYPYLKVLADNNALDNVVFTYHGYAPWYEVPGTTSKLINLYLLIMYKRLLKKVKVVTAVSNYVKEQVRKLFNREAIVIYNGVNLTVFKPNMNINKQTNEIIIFNATAWNRFKGQERLIKYYRVIKRQYPNAKLMMRGNYQGNSEDIQVLPPMDPTELAKYYSMATFYLLVSSWESFGLPIIESMACGTPVIAWDRPDARREHILNSGAGYLFRNEEELLQAVKNVIENREELSQKAINYARQFDWENIVNKYLDAYGVIINEEIQ; encoded by the coding sequence ATGCTTAAGATAGCCCTAGCCCTAGGCTACTATGAAATCGGCGGCTTCAAAACAGTAATAGACAACCTAGCAGCAAAACTCAGCGAAAAAGGACACGAAGTCACAGTATACGCAAGGGTAATAAGAACAAAACCGCCAAAGGATGTTAACGTTATCAAAGCATCACCACAGGAATTCTATAGAGAAACTAGAAAACACGACATAATACACGTACATACATCATACCCATACCTAAAAGTACTCGCTGACAACAACGCACTAGACAACGTAGTATTCACATACCATGGATACGCACCTTGGTATGAAGTACCAGGCACAACAAGCAAACTAATAAACCTATACCTACTGATTATGTACAAAAGACTACTCAAGAAGGTCAAAGTAGTAACCGCAGTCAGTAATTACGTAAAAGAACAAGTAAGAAAATTATTCAATAGGGAGGCCATAGTGATTTACAATGGCGTAAATCTCACAGTATTTAAACCAAATATGAATATAAATAAGCAGACTAACGAAATAATAATATTCAATGCAACTGCGTGGAACAGATTCAAGGGGCAGGAACGCCTAATTAAATATTACAGGGTAATAAAAAGACAATACCCAAATGCAAAACTAATGATGAGGGGCAACTACCAAGGTAACTCTGAGGATATACAAGTGCTCCCGCCCATGGACCCAACGGAACTAGCCAAGTACTACTCAATGGCAACATTCTATTTACTAGTATCATCGTGGGAGAGCTTCGGCTTACCAATAATTGAAAGCATGGCATGCGGAACCCCAGTAATAGCCTGGGACAGACCAGACGCCAGGCGCGAACACATACTCAACTCAGGTGCGGGCTACTTATTCAGGAACGAGGAAGAATTGCTACAGGCGGTTAAGAATGTAATAGAAAACAGAGAGGAACTGTCACAAAAAGCCATAAACTACGCAAGGCAATTTGACTGGGAAAATATTGTCAATAAATACCTAGATGCCTACGGTGTGATCATCAATGAGGAAATACAATAA